The Bacteroides sp. AN502(2024) DNA segment TTCCATCAGCCTACCCAATCGAGAGTCGAACTCAGAACAGGCCAAATTGAAGTTGGTAATATCACACTAAGTGCTGACAGTATTATCACCCTATGTGATGATGGAAGTAATAGTTTTGTTAAAAGCACAACGAGGTCTTCAGATATATATATGTAGGGAACAAAACCGGTATAGAACTATCTCTTAAAATACAGATAGGCTCAAGATTCGCGCTTGGAAAAACTGATGCTCAAAAAAGAAAGCGTTTAGCCAAGATGCTTGCACGGGTCTCTCAATATAGAGTCATACGTGGTGTTGTAGCAGATGATAATGGTTTTGTAGAATACGTACCATTAAACGCAACTATGACTATTCCTTGCAGTATTACAGATAAAGACTTTAAAATAAATGGTCCACTAAGGAAAACTATAGATATACTATTCCATACTTTCAAAAAACCTGCAGACAAAGATTGTGTAGAAGTGAGAATAAATGGTAGATTAATCCGCGATTTACGGGAATTTACCATAATTTGCGCCCATATAGCCTCAGGAAAATTCCTTTACTACTAAAATGCAATAATAAAATCGGATGTTGTAAAGAAAGTTTGACTTATAGTTTAAATCCAAAAGCGGATGAGAAAACTCTGTCTATACTACTTTCTCAAGTATTAATGCATTCTCAACCAACGTCTCATTGACGAATGTCTTTCTTTCAAAGAATATGTAACAATAAAATAACCTGCGCTTATGATAGATGTATTAGTATGGAATAAATACACTCGTGTAGTGATGCAATTAGCGGATCGTTTGAATATTTCCCCCGAAAAAGCATTACACTTATTCTATAACAGTAAGGTATACGCATTGCTTCTTAATAAACAATATCCGCTTATAACGTTGAGTGATGCCTACATCACTGATGAAATTATCCTTGAGTTACAACAGCAATAATCCTGTTGTAACTCTTAATTCTCATCATCTTTCCGCATCGACTATTGGAATCTATCTATTCTATTTGTTCCAAGAGTTTATACCTTTGTATATACCGTCAACTTTCCAACCCCTTCTTTCCGTATCATTCCGTCAGTGACGAAGGAATTTAATTCTTCGATAGCCACTTTCTTATTTCGTCCTGTCAGATGACTATAATCTGTTCGGCTGATAAACAGGTGGTTGTCCAGGTATGTGTTGAGGCGGGTGCGACATGTCTCACGGGAGATACTGTTTTTCTTGGGGCGTGTGAGGGATTTTCCACGCTGCAATCTCATTTTGTCACCTACTTCCTTCTTGAACGGGCGACTTGCACGGAAGTTGATGTTTTTCATTCGGACGGACATCGCACGAATCTCTTTTTTATCTTTAACCGGAGGACATTGCAGCGAGGTGGAGAAGAATCCGAAATTCCCCATTTCTACATTCCAGCCG contains these protein-coding regions:
- a CDS encoding DUF3791 domain-containing protein, which gives rise to MIDVLVWNKYTRVVMQLADRLNISPEKALHLFYNSKVYALLLNKQYPLITLSDAYITDEIILELQQQ
- a CDS encoding DNA-binding protein, whose product is MSALYDLFENPPSPDGERQPLHARIVSKGTVGKEEFLDRVHKFTGISRSLLAGAMEAFANEARDLLAGGWNVEMGNFGFFSTSLQCPPVKDKKEIRAMSVRMKNINFRASRPFKKEVGDKMRLQRGKSLTRPKKNSISRETCRTRLNTYLDNHLFISRTDYSHLTGRNKKVAIEELNSFVTDGMIRKEGVGKLTVYTKV